From one Leptospira noumeaensis genomic stretch:
- a CDS encoding ATP-binding protein — MAPLLNLYSFFYFGLCLVSGIAFAYFLSRKEDLTPTFRGLLIPLACLFFWSVAWSICNSFVAPWTAYVFVFLKNPAILIMGVSASQLAFRFQENSFPRWKEWSLRIHILLATLAILANGTGFFFREILFDPKMEFYVPNQHVSSPITQLSILSIAGVLCLILGNTIVALIAKYFRFEGSKKRNTGGFLLAIFGILSLAFADILVDLNYFSKPTFLFLLTNLTIIIMTILVLVSLNQETIPSTVGFKIMTFNLTVLYLILSIVANFLFNRFRSDFQNEMSREKHSIKTQLELGSIYPFVYLSDLVVDVQDESFRINKIDFTKNKLQKVKNRPITFEHFNLISFSEDPSEIYWTSDFYAKNHHFFVAIPYIEYRSTVHQTVVWLIVTLLFSLFTIFMLYPVLHKTSIVYPLTRLLSGIRKMQAGDLFVTVKVSSRDEIGELSNSFNEMISIVRDARHQLEQKIEERTESLNQTILELKETQEQLLQAERMSTLGKIAASVAHEINNPLAAIKGSIQFIKEGQSFGENVNKTDNDLLAEKFISEFKNQRRSEVTSRFKRKKELIAFFKSKSIPDPISLADTCFDFKMEVVPEEFQKLFDTEEGRFLFQSKLNDFVIGFHLGIIETAVERASKIVFALKHHSYSGPKESQKLLSLKEGIDSVLSMYSTSWKQNIEIDWKVESDPVILGHADELVQVWTNLIYNSIQACPKDGGKIRIFLKEESAEALITIEDNGKGIPADILPRIFEPFFTTKELGMGTGLGLSIVQKIIQNHNGNIHVESEPGKTLFSIRIPLAKS, encoded by the coding sequence TTGGCTCCCCTACTGAATCTTTATAGTTTCTTCTATTTTGGCCTCTGTTTGGTGAGTGGGATTGCCTTTGCCTACTTTTTGTCACGGAAGGAGGATCTAACTCCCACCTTTCGGGGCTTACTTATCCCACTGGCCTGTCTTTTTTTCTGGTCAGTTGCCTGGTCGATTTGTAACTCATTCGTGGCACCTTGGACGGCCTATGTTTTTGTTTTTTTAAAAAACCCTGCCATTCTGATTATGGGAGTTTCCGCTTCCCAACTTGCCTTTAGGTTTCAGGAAAATAGTTTTCCTAGGTGGAAGGAATGGAGCCTACGCATCCACATCCTCCTTGCCACCCTCGCCATCCTTGCCAATGGAACGGGGTTTTTCTTTCGCGAGATTCTATTTGATCCCAAGATGGAATTTTATGTACCGAACCAACACGTGTCTTCACCCATCACCCAACTTTCCATTTTGTCCATAGCTGGAGTTTTGTGTTTGATACTGGGGAATACCATTGTGGCACTCATTGCAAAGTATTTCCGATTCGAAGGATCCAAAAAAAGAAATACAGGGGGATTTTTATTAGCCATTTTTGGAATTTTATCTCTCGCGTTTGCAGATATATTGGTAGATTTAAATTACTTCAGCAAACCAACCTTTTTATTTTTACTCACCAACCTAACAATCATTATCATGACAATTCTTGTCTTGGTTTCTCTCAACCAAGAAACAATCCCTTCCACTGTTGGATTCAAAATTATGACTTTTAACCTAACAGTACTTTATTTGATACTTTCAATTGTAGCCAATTTTCTTTTTAATCGATTCCGTTCCGACTTCCAAAACGAAATGAGCAGGGAAAAACATAGTATCAAAACCCAACTAGAATTAGGTTCCATTTATCCTTTTGTTTATCTATCAGATCTGGTTGTGGATGTACAAGATGAAAGTTTTAGAATTAATAAAATTGATTTTACCAAAAACAAATTACAAAAAGTCAAAAACCGCCCCATAACTTTTGAGCATTTTAACCTAATTTCCTTTTCTGAAGATCCTTCGGAGATTTATTGGACATCAGATTTTTATGCAAAAAACCACCACTTTTTTGTTGCCATTCCTTACATTGAATACAGAAGCACTGTCCACCAAACCGTAGTTTGGTTAATCGTGACTTTACTTTTTTCTTTATTCACCATCTTTATGTTATATCCGGTTTTACATAAAACAAGTATCGTTTATCCCTTAACCAGGTTACTTTCTGGAATCAGAAAAATGCAAGCTGGGGATTTATTTGTCACGGTCAAAGTTTCCAGTAGAGATGAAATTGGAGAATTATCGAATAGTTTCAATGAAATGATTTCTATTGTTCGGGATGCAAGACACCAATTAGAGCAAAAAATTGAAGAACGAACCGAGTCGTTAAACCAAACCATTTTAGAATTAAAAGAAACCCAAGAACAACTTTTACAAGCAGAGAGAATGTCAACTCTTGGAAAAATTGCAGCAAGTGTGGCGCATGAAATCAACAACCCACTAGCAGCCATTAAAGGAAGCATTCAATTCATCAAAGAAGGGCAAAGTTTTGGTGAAAACGTAAACAAAACTGACAATGATCTTTTAGCAGAAAAATTCATTTCCGAATTTAAAAACCAAAGACGATCCGAAGTAACTTCAAGGTTCAAAAGAAAAAAAGAACTCATCGCTTTTTTTAAATCCAAGTCAATCCCAGATCCCATCTCACTCGCTGATACTTGTTTTGATTTTAAAATGGAAGTGGTTCCCGAAGAATTCCAAAAACTCTTTGATACCGAAGAAGGAAGGTTTTTATTCCAATCCAAACTGAATGATTTTGTCATCGGTTTCCATTTAGGAATTATTGAAACTGCAGTGGAACGAGCCTCAAAAATTGTTTTTGCTCTCAAACACCATTCCTACTCCGGACCAAAAGAATCCCAAAAACTCCTCTCACTCAAAGAAGGAATTGACTCTGTCCTCTCTATGTATTCCACCAGCTGGAAACAAAACATTGAGATCGATTGGAAAGTGGAGAGTGATCCAGTGATTTTGGGTCACGCCGACGAACTGGTGCAAGTTTGGACAAACCTGATTTATAATTCCATACAAGCCTGCCCCAAAGATGGAGGGAAAATCCGCATCTTTTTGAAAGAAGAAAGCGCAGAGGCTCTCATTACCATCGAGGACAATGGGAAAGGAATCCCAGCTGACATCCTTCCCCGGATCTTTGAGCCATTTTTTACCACCAAAGAACTTGGAATGGGTACAGGTCTCGGGCTTTCCATTGTCCAGAAGATCATCCAAAACCACAATGGAAACATCCATGTGGAAAGTGAACCTGGGAAAACCCTCTTCTC
- a CDS encoding lytic transglycosylase domain-containing protein, whose translation MRKSKSFTKILGTSLLVLIFLMESYGKISSAGYSKNNDISKRKLEVYIAKHRPGLSAQERKELVSVVERASYNLRLPVGNKQERIDKLGFLIGLIHTESQFHKRAKSHKGALGLMQVMPATAKWLAAKEGIPFQSAKDLYDPEINLQLGVLYMNYLIERTESLEAALLSYNAGLGGYKRFGGIPEYSKSVFRYYEDWKSMQIPTQSLISESVASLLSI comes from the coding sequence ATGCGAAAATCTAAATCATTCACCAAAATTTTAGGAACAAGCCTCCTGGTGCTAATTTTCCTAATGGAATCTTACGGAAAAATCAGCTCCGCCGGTTATAGCAAAAATAACGATATTTCCAAAAGAAAACTGGAGGTTTATATAGCCAAACACAGGCCAGGACTTAGCGCTCAGGAACGAAAAGAACTAGTTTCTGTGGTGGAAAGGGCATCCTATAATCTCCGATTGCCCGTAGGAAACAAACAGGAACGGATTGATAAACTTGGTTTTCTTATCGGTCTCATTCATACCGAATCCCAATTTCATAAACGTGCGAAGTCCCATAAAGGAGCACTCGGTCTTATGCAAGTGATGCCAGCTACAGCAAAGTGGCTTGCTGCAAAAGAAGGAATTCCTTTCCAATCCGCAAAAGATTTATATGATCCAGAGATCAATTTGCAGCTTGGTGTTTTATATATGAATTATTTAATCGAACGAACGGAATCTTTAGAGGCGGCATTGTTATCTTATAATGCAGGTCTTGGAGGTTATAAACGATTTGGAGGCATTCCAGAGTATTCAAAGTCTGTGTTCAGATACTATGAAGATTGGAAATCAATGCAAATCCCTACACAAAGTTTGATTTCCGAATCGGTTGCAAGTCTTCTTTCCATTTAA
- a CDS encoding penicillin acylase family protein, translating into MLEKVKKFIRKRPFLSLFLLFILTLPVTLHILFWGLVSLKAPKYSGEIVSEKLTSKVTVIRDEAGIPHIVAGDAKSAYFALGYTMAQDRIFQMELQRRIGKGELTEIFGDKLIPTDQFLKSLLLKKTAEEYANKKDHVHPEAWNQLDWFLDGVNHFLSEDNLPIEYSILGIKPKPFDRVDAISFLFYMGFSFAEGIKSDSLYTILESELKGRSAAELFPRYDFETNATILETQPGVQRLANGENFKKINPSQIQNQGLNPNSNRGRVTSSDLKNQKVGSDVLNLKQLVSFVKDLQLPIEPLEGSNSWLVGPSRSESGGAVLANDPHIALSNPGAWYEAYIEYPGYENYGYFLSIIPFPLIAHNRDKAWGLTMLEQDDVNLYLETIEAGKFKSGTTWKDLTYYKDAIRKKDGTEIPFEVGITNHGPLVTEHIKGYKGRPVSLYWAHHHLENPLLDVLYQMGKSKSFTELDSASSMIGAPGLNFSYADKSGNIAYYAVGRFPILKSGNSRKILEGSTGENDVTGYLPAKNNPKIINPKNGIIVTANNQVAKSIAGLGKPEGNWQPPDRFQRLVGILETKEKWSLEELAAIQNDTVSSFAPEYLDLVLSSVKEAKTPNGKKVLSILKTWNFEHYPESQGAAVYDVFFYITLRELLIDEMGTANFELYGDMAEYWNAYRRFVRNPSSPYWDDLRTEGVLESREDIFKRSIEETGKYLESHLSASPSLWTWKNLYKIKHPHPLGVLPLIGGVFNIGPLPSAGGAEVVNNLKYKLMKEDWTATAGPSKRRVIDYGRFEESVTQLPIGNSGNLASPFYGNLVDDYINGVHRKILYSKEQVGAGKYRLEFRPR; encoded by the coding sequence ATGTTAGAAAAAGTAAAAAAATTCATTAGAAAGAGACCTTTTTTAAGTCTCTTTCTTCTTTTCATCCTAACCCTTCCTGTTACCTTACATATTTTGTTTTGGGGACTTGTATCCTTAAAAGCACCAAAATACAGCGGTGAAATTGTTTCTGAGAAATTAACTTCTAAGGTAACAGTCATTCGAGACGAAGCGGGGATCCCACATATCGTAGCTGGGGACGCAAAGTCCGCCTATTTTGCGCTAGGTTATACCATGGCACAAGATCGGATTTTCCAGATGGAATTACAAAGACGGATTGGAAAGGGGGAACTCACTGAAATTTTCGGAGACAAACTCATTCCCACAGACCAGTTTTTGAAATCTCTTCTTTTGAAAAAAACTGCAGAAGAATATGCAAATAAAAAAGACCATGTCCATCCTGAGGCTTGGAACCAACTGGATTGGTTTTTGGATGGGGTGAATCATTTTCTTTCCGAAGACAATTTACCAATTGAATATTCCATTCTTGGGATCAAACCGAAACCGTTTGATCGAGTGGATGCTATTTCCTTCTTATTTTATATGGGATTTTCTTTTGCAGAAGGAATCAAATCGGACAGTTTGTACACCATTTTGGAATCGGAGTTAAAGGGTCGTTCTGCAGCCGAACTTTTTCCACGTTATGATTTTGAAACCAATGCTACCATTTTGGAAACTCAGCCTGGAGTCCAAAGGTTAGCCAATGGTGAAAATTTCAAAAAAATAAATCCAAGTCAAATCCAAAACCAAGGTTTAAATCCAAACTCAAATCGCGGTCGAGTGACTTCTTCTGATTTAAAAAATCAAAAGGTTGGATCCGATGTATTGAATTTAAAACAACTTGTTTCCTTTGTGAAAGATCTCCAGTTGCCAATTGAACCTTTGGAAGGAAGCAATTCTTGGCTTGTGGGACCTAGTCGTTCTGAAAGCGGTGGGGCAGTGCTTGCGAATGATCCGCACATTGCACTTTCCAATCCAGGTGCTTGGTATGAGGCTTATATCGAATACCCTGGTTATGAAAACTACGGATACTTTCTTTCCATCATTCCTTTTCCTCTCATCGCTCATAACAGAGACAAAGCATGGGGACTCACCATGTTGGAACAAGATGATGTGAATTTGTATTTAGAAACCATCGAAGCGGGAAAATTTAAAAGTGGAACTACTTGGAAAGATTTAACCTATTATAAAGATGCAATCCGAAAAAAAGACGGAACAGAAATCCCATTTGAAGTAGGAATTACAAACCACGGCCCACTTGTGACAGAACATATCAAAGGTTATAAAGGTAGACCGGTCAGTTTGTATTGGGCCCACCATCATTTAGAGAATCCTTTGCTCGATGTTCTTTACCAAATGGGAAAATCAAAATCTTTTACGGAGCTTGATTCGGCATCCTCGATGATTGGGGCTCCTGGGCTTAACTTTAGTTACGCGGATAAAAGTGGAAACATTGCATATTACGCTGTGGGAAGATTCCCTATTTTGAAGTCAGGAAATTCACGTAAAATTTTAGAAGGTTCTACGGGAGAAAATGATGTTACCGGATATCTTCCGGCAAAAAACAATCCCAAAATCATCAATCCAAAAAATGGAATCATTGTGACTGCCAATAACCAAGTCGCAAAATCCATAGCAGGGCTTGGGAAACCAGAAGGGAACTGGCAACCACCAGATCGTTTCCAAAGGTTAGTTGGTATTTTGGAAACAAAAGAAAAGTGGAGTTTGGAAGAACTGGCTGCCATCCAAAACGATACTGTTTCTTCTTTTGCTCCGGAGTATTTGGATCTTGTTTTATCTTCTGTAAAAGAGGCCAAAACACCGAATGGAAAAAAAGTCCTTTCAATATTAAAAACTTGGAACTTTGAACATTATCCTGAATCACAAGGTGCTGCTGTTTATGATGTATTTTTTTATATCACCCTACGTGAATTGTTAATCGATGAGATGGGAACCGCCAACTTTGAGTTATATGGAGATATGGCTGAATATTGGAACGCCTACCGCAGGTTTGTCCGTAATCCAAGTTCGCCGTATTGGGACGATTTACGAACGGAAGGGGTTCTTGAATCTAGAGAAGATATATTCAAAAGATCGATTGAAGAAACTGGTAAATATTTAGAATCTCATCTTTCTGCTTCCCCGAGCCTTTGGACATGGAAAAATTTGTATAAAATCAAACACCCACATCCACTCGGTGTACTTCCTCTCATCGGCGGAGTGTTTAATATTGGTCCACTTCCATCAGCAGGTGGAGCCGAGGTGGTGAACAACTTAAAATACAAACTGATGAAAGAAGATTGGACGGCCACAGCCGGACCTTCGAAAAGACGAGTCATTGACTACGGTCGTTTTGAAGAATCGGTGACCCAACTTCCCATTGGGAATAGCGGAAATCTTGCTAGTCCCTTTTACGGAAATTTGGTGGATGATTATATCAATGGTGTGCATCGAAAAATCTTGTATTCGAAAGAACAAGTCGGTGCTGGAAAATACCGTTTGGAATTTCGCCCCCGTTAA
- a CDS encoding tetratricopeptide repeat protein, whose translation MFRSFLLSIFFVTATFAQSSADRLAFAFRSQASLDPLRMIVVGEVVGIEKASYYEVDTLSQELEVDTRPDTVTIKVADPKGIRLGQTLYLLEKNQDHKTFRDGNIVGMITVKSVYQTTFFGWQVRGEGYLRLIEDRPVTAARLLDTTKYDEAFMAKKKGDHYFAKGQMDEALRMYKHSVSLDQGSPDSHYALGKAHWKDGEGYVSTAFEYSMAWKNRERFSNAQERLLFLVDYLRFLTYYFKVEGKENKKQLDLMPQVAKEARNLYPKNYEVWLYSFETSYLNLLHSNIADTGVDGRKKREEWAERSEEYLKKAYSLRKSDYYLHKLACEFYNLKWKETRGSTKESEYRDKLVEHGKLLRLYYTGETTLSEDLLNAIRLAEKQSGSF comes from the coding sequence ATGTTCCGTTCCTTCCTTCTTTCTATTTTTTTTGTAACGGCAACTTTTGCCCAATCCTCAGCGGATAGATTAGCCTTTGCTTTTCGTAGCCAGGCTTCACTTGACCCTTTACGAATGATTGTTGTGGGTGAAGTGGTAGGAATTGAAAAAGCCAGTTATTATGAAGTGGATACACTTTCCCAAGAGTTGGAAGTGGATACAAGACCCGACACGGTCACAATCAAAGTGGCAGATCCCAAAGGAATTCGTTTAGGACAAACATTATATCTTTTAGAAAAAAACCAAGACCACAAAACCTTCCGTGATGGAAACATCGTGGGGATGATCACTGTAAAATCAGTTTACCAAACGACTTTTTTCGGCTGGCAAGTGCGTGGAGAAGGATACTTACGGCTGATTGAAGATCGTCCCGTAACGGCCGCTAGATTATTAGATACAACCAAATACGATGAAGCCTTTATGGCAAAAAAGAAAGGTGATCATTATTTTGCCAAAGGGCAAATGGATGAAGCTCTTAGAATGTACAAACATTCTGTTTCCCTTGACCAAGGGTCACCTGATTCTCATTATGCGCTCGGTAAAGCCCATTGGAAAGATGGAGAAGGGTATGTATCCACTGCTTTTGAATATTCAATGGCTTGGAAAAATAGAGAACGATTTTCCAATGCACAGGAACGATTGTTATTCCTCGTTGATTATTTAAGGTTCCTCACTTATTATTTCAAAGTAGAAGGAAAAGAAAATAAAAAACAACTGGACCTTATGCCTCAAGTAGCTAAAGAAGCAAGAAACCTTTATCCAAAAAATTACGAGGTTTGGTTGTATAGTTTTGAAACTTCTTATTTGAATCTTCTGCATTCGAATATCGCAGATACGGGCGTCGATGGACGTAAAAAAAGAGAAGAGTGGGCTGAACGTTCGGAAGAATACCTAAAAAAGGCTTACTCACTCCGGAAATCAGATTATTATCTACATAAACTTGCTTGTGAGTTCTACAATCTAAAATGGAAAGAAACACGTGGTTCTACCAAAGAATCAGAATACAGAGATAAACTTGTGGAACATGGAAAATTGTTACGCCTCTATTATACAGGGGAAACCACTTTGTCTGAAGATTTACTCAATGCGATTCGTTTGGCAGAAAAACAATCAGGATCATTCTGA
- a CDS encoding PilZ domain-containing protein codes for MAIGRTDSMQELITILESLFEETIIGSDVNIVKHLFYYLKADNREFEFIYEEHSLVAAVEEIEAHTVTLMIPDLVEEGSRRARVRFEVMNINYQFEVVILDIQKEKTIIKTPTELQSYQLRTNRRIPVDDLFMNFIILFRSLTGGSREVGKNLYAESRFPHLMKEVRKDRPDSKLINVMLTEAIERISKDYKIHFFQSDEKLNEYEDFVKKTILRTGKSIYIPDCNRITSYINDPSDDVLFNYFNEFKEMSKEFGEEFALEFFESMRKHESRDFYVSYVITPIRLYEDVVGFIKVHSTAMDRFTISQSQAVYIFELAEIISYVFTKIAIQHGSYETMQSTTKVVDISLDGLLFEIYDKRLFQYLKRHNIIKMFIPLSKDRTMIIRGEIIRFLDRGDHYHLGVNYFSSAPDDMLYLESYLFEKSMKILSE; via the coding sequence ATGGCGATCGGCAGAACAGACTCGATGCAGGAACTCATAACGATTTTAGAATCGTTATTTGAAGAAACCATCATCGGGTCGGATGTGAACATAGTCAAACACCTCTTCTATTACCTGAAAGCCGATAACAGAGAATTTGAATTTATCTACGAGGAACATTCACTGGTTGCGGCTGTGGAAGAAATTGAAGCCCATACAGTGACACTGATGATTCCTGACTTGGTGGAAGAAGGTTCCAGGCGTGCCCGAGTGCGTTTTGAAGTGATGAACATCAACTATCAATTTGAAGTAGTCATCCTCGATATCCAAAAAGAAAAAACAATCATCAAAACGCCGACAGAGCTTCAGTCCTACCAACTTAGGACAAATCGAAGGATCCCAGTGGATGATTTGTTTATGAACTTTATCATTCTATTTAGAAGTTTGACTGGTGGTTCGAGAGAAGTCGGAAAAAACCTTTATGCGGAAAGTCGATTCCCTCACCTAATGAAGGAAGTACGAAAAGATAGACCCGATAGCAAACTCATCAATGTGATGTTAACGGAAGCCATCGAACGAATTTCCAAAGACTATAAAATTCATTTTTTTCAATCCGATGAAAAACTGAATGAATATGAGGATTTTGTCAAAAAAACCATTCTTAGAACAGGTAAGTCTATTTATATCCCTGATTGTAATCGAATCACTTCTTATATCAATGATCCAAGTGATGACGTACTTTTTAATTATTTTAACGAATTCAAAGAAATGTCAAAGGAATTCGGAGAAGAATTTGCTTTAGAATTTTTTGAATCCATGCGTAAACATGAGTCTAGGGATTTTTATGTTTCTTATGTCATCACTCCCATTCGATTGTATGAAGACGTAGTTGGGTTTATCAAAGTACATTCCACTGCTATGGATAGGTTTACAATCTCCCAAAGCCAAGCTGTGTATATTTTTGAATTGGCAGAAATCATCAGTTATGTTTTCACAAAAATTGCCATCCAACATGGAAGTTATGAAACTATGCAATCAACTACAAAGGTTGTAGACATTTCTCTTGATGGACTTCTATTTGAAATCTACGACAAACGTTTGTTTCAATATTTGAAAAGGCATAATATCATCAAAATGTTCATTCCTTTAAGTAAGGATCGAACCATGATCATTCGCGGGGAAATCATTCGGTTTTTGGATCGGGGAGATCATTACCATTTAGGGGTGAACTATTTTAGTTCGGCCCCGGATGATATGTTGTATTTAGAATCTTATTTGTTTGAAAAGAGTATGAAAATTCTTTCAGAATGA
- a CDS encoding enoyl-CoA hydratase/isomerase family protein, translating to MKSRFETKEYEFLEIESRETEDGKIVSVFLNNPTSRNSMTWKMGEEFADLIHSIRKEKVLPRAVIVSGRNDVFCAGGDLNLLRSFSEKTFSQNRRDMRKFYGFFLSVRKLPVPVIAAVNGHAIGAGLSLTFGCDLRIFADEGKYSFNFVRLGIHPGMGSSFLSPELLGKSLGGRLLLTGETFDGKFAKSCGLALDSVPKTEVYSRAMELALSLSKAAPLALQELKKNLYSWKQLDSALKKEAESQARNFISDDFKETIKSILEKREPKFTGK from the coding sequence ATGAAATCGCGATTTGAAACCAAAGAGTATGAATTCCTAGAAATTGAATCCCGTGAAACTGAAGATGGAAAGATCGTTTCCGTCTTCTTAAACAATCCCACTTCCCGTAATTCCATGACTTGGAAAATGGGGGAAGAGTTTGCCGACCTAATCCATTCCATAAGAAAAGAAAAAGTCCTTCCTCGGGCCGTGATTGTCTCCGGGCGAAATGATGTGTTTTGCGCTGGTGGTGATCTAAATTTACTCAGATCTTTTTCAGAAAAAACATTCTCACAAAACAGGCGTGATATGAGAAAGTTCTACGGTTTCTTTTTGTCAGTTCGTAAATTACCTGTTCCCGTGATTGCCGCAGTCAATGGACATGCGATTGGAGCTGGCCTTTCCTTAACCTTTGGTTGTGACCTGCGAATTTTTGCCGACGAAGGAAAGTATTCTTTTAATTTTGTTAGGCTTGGAATTCATCCAGGAATGGGTTCTAGTTTTCTATCTCCTGAATTACTCGGAAAAAGTTTGGGTGGAAGGCTTTTACTCACAGGGGAAACTTTTGATGGTAAGTTTGCCAAATCTTGTGGCCTTGCACTGGACAGTGTTCCTAAAACAGAAGTGTATTCTCGTGCGATGGAACTTGCATTGTCCTTATCGAAAGCGGCCCCTCTCGCCTTACAAGAATTAAAGAAGAATTTATACTCCTGGAAACAACTGGATAGTGCTCTAAAAAAAGAAGCAGAATCGCAAGCGAGAAACTTTATTTCGGACGACTTTAAGGAGACAATCAAAAGTATCTTAGAAAAGCGGGAACCTAAGTTTACCGGCAAATAA
- a CDS encoding Crp/Fnr family transcriptional regulator produces the protein MADLPLNPDCFACDYKNHNVLHCAAHETIERINAGKDFTAFPRGKQLVTAGVKADGFFFIKTGLVRSYVQLASGKEQTLRLSGPGDWVGFRDCISDSISHHNVVAVEDTHACYITGELIDALVKDDINFQKEVFKQMAKEWQEMEEHVVSLGTKQVHEKLAEILIVLDNAQGRKNHVELKVTRDVLATFIGTKTETLVRALSDLKARDFISVDKNRIDILNREALYSLSKIA, from the coding sequence ATGGCGGATCTTCCACTCAATCCTGATTGTTTTGCTTGTGATTATAAAAATCACAATGTCTTACACTGTGCTGCGCATGAGACCATCGAAAGGATCAACGCTGGCAAAGATTTCACCGCCTTCCCCCGAGGAAAACAACTGGTGACAGCGGGTGTCAAAGCCGATGGTTTTTTCTTTATCAAAACAGGTCTTGTTAGGAGTTACGTGCAGTTGGCTAGCGGTAAGGAACAAACCTTACGTCTCAGTGGGCCAGGGGATTGGGTTGGGTTTCGGGACTGTATTTCTGATTCTATCTCCCACCACAATGTTGTCGCTGTGGAAGACACTCATGCCTGTTATATCACAGGGGAACTCATCGATGCCCTAGTCAAAGATGATATCAACTTCCAAAAAGAAGTTTTCAAACAGATGGCTAAGGAATGGCAGGAGATGGAGGAACATGTAGTTTCTCTTGGAACCAAACAAGTCCACGAAAAATTAGCAGAAATTTTAATCGTTTTAGACAACGCCCAAGGTCGTAAAAACCATGTGGAACTCAAAGTCACTCGGGATGTCCTTGCCACTTTCATAGGAACCAAAACAGAAACCTTGGTACGAGCCCTTTCTGACCTTAAAGCAAGGGATTTTATTTCCGTGGATAAAAACCGCATCGACATTCTGAACAGAGAAGCACTCTATTCTCTCTCAAAAATAGCCTAA
- a CDS encoding rhomboid family intramembrane serine protease yields MSRNRSQGPSLFGNPILHPLNVILIINCLIFFLQYFANQQLIFRFGLTPDFVLGGAIWQVFTYGFLHAVELIPFHLLVNMYGMYMLGTNIIPIIGKTKFTILYFASQIGAGIFVVFSAYLNEMLGGNLPFLESMTTQTIGASGALFGLLALFGIFYPNAELLLFIFPVKAKNAVWVSLVIGYLISQLGNGAISNTCHLGGALTALLLYKIFQKQIKPGSLPYIPGLEWEAPRETKSQQKVKPAVVEDLFLDQKKTNETVLKQITSKKDKESVINYLQGLQVANANICPPATYNTEDPICLRCEWLANCALRKVKE; encoded by the coding sequence ATGAGCAGAAATCGAAGCCAGGGTCCAAGTCTTTTTGGGAATCCCATCCTTCATCCCTTAAATGTCATTCTCATCATTAATTGTCTTATTTTTTTTCTCCAATACTTTGCCAACCAACAGTTGATTTTTCGTTTTGGTTTAACACCTGATTTCGTGTTAGGTGGTGCAATCTGGCAGGTATTCACTTATGGTTTTTTACACGCAGTCGAACTCATTCCATTTCACTTACTTGTGAATATGTATGGTATGTACATGTTAGGAACAAATATCATTCCTATCATTGGGAAAACAAAGTTTACAATTTTATATTTTGCCTCACAAATAGGTGCGGGAATTTTTGTGGTTTTCTCTGCCTATTTGAACGAAATGTTAGGTGGTAATCTTCCCTTTTTGGAATCCATGACCACTCAAACCATTGGCGCATCGGGAGCTTTGTTTGGTTTACTAGCACTGTTTGGAATTTTTTATCCAAATGCAGAACTTTTGTTATTTATTTTTCCAGTCAAAGCCAAAAACGCAGTTTGGGTTTCTCTTGTGATTGGTTATTTGATTTCTCAACTGGGAAATGGTGCTATTTCCAACACTTGCCATTTGGGTGGGGCACTCACAGCACTTTTACTTTATAAAATTTTTCAAAAACAAATCAAACCTGGAAGTTTGCCATACATTCCGGGACTGGAATGGGAAGCCCCAAGGGAAACCAAATCCCAACAGAAAGTCAAACCTGCGGTTGTTGAGGATCTATTCCTAGACCAAAAGAAAACCAACGAAACTGTTTTGAAACAGATCACTTCCAAAAAAGATAAGGAATCGGTAATAAATTATTTACAAGGATTGCAAGTGGCAAACGCCAATATTTGTCCTCCTGCTACGTATAACACCGAGGATCCGATCTGTTTGCGTTGTGAATGGTTGGCAAATTGTGCTCTTCGTAAGGTAAAAGAATAA